In Cydia fagiglandana chromosome 3, ilCydFagi1.1, whole genome shotgun sequence, the following are encoded in one genomic region:
- the LOC134680584 gene encoding uncharacterized protein LOC134680584 isoform X1, which produces MYEKLTIKGELKYIPTQRKTLKEEAVPTIEHQFIPIPEHELQANTIHIEESFEPYPNQPKDEQQQQINAEQQELSEDQNDSNNLMDYEMIQQDFAEPLFSQYQDTNVTINPIENFKSKFRAFSLLPPFWLHAENPNGLEFMRMDPKTQKIKHHIRLNDDLTVTVIFPNNEQLPLKEKINSYDNTYDYLKSVERWPLCVGTQIDDNKFCKGVIIGDDTYERNQQYPRCKSCRILRNRLQNRNSTSTLLQKMAEAKRRASNLVHKCKRLKRTVSLMPATYVTINRCDKTVQSDCADKSNRVYDKSLR; this is translated from the exons atgtacgaaaagttaactattaaaggagagctcaaatatattcctacacaaagaaaaacgcttaaggaagaagctgtgcccacgattgagcatcagtttattcccattcccgaacatgaactccaagccaatactattcacatagaggaatctttcgaaccataccccaatcaacctaaggacgagcagcaacaacaaatcaatgccgagcaacaggaattatcagaagatcaaaatgattctaataatttaatggattatgaaatgatacaacaggactttgcggaaccattgtttagtcaatatcaggatactaatgtaacaattaatccaatagagaattttaaaagtaagtttcgggcattttcgttgttgccgcctttttggctacatgcagaaaatcctaatgggctggaatttatgcgaatggatccaaaaactcagaagattaaacatcatatacgtttaaacgatgatctaactgtcact gtaatttttcccaataatgaacaattgccactaaaggagaaaattaattcatatgacaacacctacgattacttaaaatcggttgaaagatggcctttgtgcgttggtactcagattgacgacaataa attttgtaaaggtgtgattattggtgatgatacttacgaaagaaatcaacagtacccaagatgtaaatcttgtcgaatattacgaaatcgtttgcagaaccgtaattccacttcaactctattacaaaaaatggcagaagctaaacggcgcgcttcaaatcttgtacataaatgcaagcgtctgaagaggacggtaagtcttatgccggctacatacgtaacgataaatcgttgcgataaaactgtgcagtccgactgtgcagataaatcgaaccgtgtgtatgacaaatcgttacgataa
- the LOC134680584 gene encoding uncharacterized protein LOC134680584 isoform X2 → MYEKLTIKGELKYIPTQRKTLKEEAVPTIEHQFIPIPEHELQANTIHIEESFEPYPNQPKDEQQQQINAEQQELSEDQNDSNNLMDYEMIQQDFAEPLFSQYQDTNVTINPIENFKSKFRAFSLLPPFWLHAENPNGLEFMRMDPKTQKIKHHIRLNDDLTVTVIFPNNEQLPLKEKINSYDNTYDYLKSVERWPLCVGTQIDDNK, encoded by the exons atgtacgaaaagttaactattaaaggagagctcaaatatattcctacacaaagaaaaacgcttaaggaagaagctgtgcccacgattgagcatcagtttattcccattcccgaacatgaactccaagccaatactattcacatagaggaatctttcgaaccataccccaatcaacctaaggacgagcagcaacaacaaatcaatgccgagcaacaggaattatcagaagatcaaaatgattctaataatttaatggattatgaaatgatacaacaggactttgcggaaccattgtttagtcaatatcaggatactaatgtaacaattaatccaatagagaattttaaaagtaagtttcgggcattttcgttgttgccgcctttttggctacatgcagaaaatcctaatgggctggaatttatgcgaatggatccaaaaactcagaagattaaacatcatatacgtttaaacgatgatctaactgtcact gtaatttttcccaataatgaacaattgccactaaaggagaaaattaattcatatgacaacacctacgattacttaaaatcggttgaaagatggcctttgtgcgttggtactcagattgacgacaataagtaa